A window of the Cannabis sativa cultivar Pink pepper isolate KNU-18-1 chromosome X, ASM2916894v1, whole genome shotgun sequence genome harbors these coding sequences:
- the LOC133032794 gene encoding uncharacterized protein LOC133032794 encodes MDSYFKIYLVTIAITLLFVSSLEARESDAQSFRQISESKRVGLRWGRKHTVPSGPDPKHHGGIPPSSWSKWSQKHTVPSGPDPKHHGGTPPSSWSKWSQKHTVPSGPDPKHHGGTPPSSWSKWSQKHTVPSGPDPKHHGGTPPSSWSKWSQKHSGPSGPDPRHHGGPPPSSWSKWSQKHTSPSGPDPEHHGGPPPSSWSKWSQKHTVPSGPDPKHHGGTPPSSWSKWSQKHTVPSGPDPKHHGGIPPNSWLKWSQKHPVPSGPDPKHHQ; translated from the coding sequence atggattcttattttaagatCTATTTGGTCACGATAGCAATCACTCTTTTGTTCGTGTCTTCTTTGGAAGCTCGCGAAAGTGATGCTCAGAGTTTTAGACAAATATCTGAGTCAAAAAGAGTTGGTCTAAGATGGGGCCGAAAACATACTGTTCCGAGCGGTCCAGATCCTAAACACCATGGTGGAATCCCACCAAGTTCTTGGTCAAAATGGAGCCAAAAACATACTGTTCCGAGCGGTCCAGATCCTAAACACCATGGTGGAACCCCACCAAGTTCTTGGTCAAAATGGAGCCAAAAACATACTGTTCCGAGCGGTCCAGATCCTAAACACCATGGTGGAACCCCACCAAGTTCTTGGTCAAAATGGAGCCAAAAACATACTGTTCCGAGCGGTCCAGATCCTAAACACCATGGTGGAACCCCACCAAGTTCTTGGTCAAAATGGAGCCAAAAACATAGTGGTCCAAGCGGTCCAGATCCTAGACACCATGGTGGACCTCCACCAAGTTCTTGGTCAAAATGGAGCCAAAAACATACTAGTCCAAGCGGTCCAGATCCTGAACACCATGGTGGACCTCCACCAAGTTCTTGGTCAAAATGGAGCCAAAAACATACTGTTCCGAGCGGTCCAGATCCTAAACACCATGGTGGAACCCCACCAAGTTCTTGGTCCAAATGGAGCCAAAAACATACTGTTCCGAGTGGTCCAGATCCTAAACACCATGGTGGAATCCCACCAAATTCTTGGTTGAAATGGAGCCAAAAACATCCTGTTCCGAGCGGTCCAGACCCTAAACATCATCAATGA